Part of the Ornithinimicrobium flavum genome, GTCGGGGGTGCTCCACCCCAGGCCCGAGAGCTCACCCCGCAGGCACTGGAGGATCTCGATGACCCGACGCACCACCGGCCGCCACCGGCGGCCCGGCCACCTCAGCGTGGCCAGTACCACCCTGACCCGCACCGCCGCCGTCGCGGCCACCTCGACGGGTCTGCTCGCCGGCACCGCCGTCGCCGCCGGCGCAGCCCCCTCCGTGCAGCAGGACGACCCGTCCGGCGCCGTGAAGGGTGCGCAGGCGCTCGTCCGGCTCGCCCAGACCGTCCAGGCGGACCGCAGCATCCTCGTGGACCGCCCCGCCCAGGCGGCCCCGGCCCCGGAGGACCTCGCCGACGCCTCGCCGGCGAGCTTCGGCACCCGCGGCTTCACCGCTCTCGCACCGGTCGTCCGGCCGGAGCCCGCCGTCGTCGAGCCCGCCGCCGCTGCGGTCCCGCAGGCGCAGGCCGAGGCGGCGGTGGAGACCCGCGCCGCGACGACCACCGCCAGCCGCACCAACGAGCGGGTGGCTCCCCGGCAGGAGCAGGCCGCCCCCACCCGGACCGTCCAGCAGCAGGCGGCCCCGGTCCAGCAGCAGGCCGCCCCCGCGCGCCCGGCGCCTGCACCGGCCCCCGCTCCGGCGCCTGCACCGGCCCCCGCTCCGGCTCCGGCCCCGGCCCCCGTCGGGGGTGGCGTGCTCGCCGTGGCCGCTGCCTACACCGGGATCATGTACGTCTACGGCGGGACCACGCCGGCCGGCTTCGACTGCTCCGGGTACACCTCGTTCGTGTTCCGGCAAGCGCTGGGCATCGAGCTGCCCCGCAGCGCCTCCGCGCAGCAGTCCTACGCCACCCCCGTGAGCAGCCCGCAGCCCGGCGACCTGGTCTTCTACGGCTACCCGGCCTACCACGTCGGCATCTACGCCGGCAACGGCATGATGTACGACTCCGGCCGTCCGGGCATCCCCACCCAGCTGCGCGCCGTCTTCGCCGGGGTCTCCGGCTACGGACGGGTCGGCTGAGCACCGGACTTTGACGAGGAGGGCCCCGCCGCTGCAGCGGCGGGGCCCTCCTCGTGATCCGGGCCGATCAGGACAGCGCCGACCAGGCCAGCCCCGCGGCCGACAGGCCCAGGACGAGGGTGAGACCCAGGTAGGCCGCGGCGCGCCCCACGTCGCGCCGGCCCAGCTGCCAGGTCAGGACGGCCAGCGTGCTCCACGTCGTGAGCGCGGCGCTGAGGCCGGTCCCCAGGAGCAGGACCAGGCCCGGGGCCAGCCGGTCGGCCACGGCCACCAGGGCGCCGAGGCCGGCGCACCCCGCGACGTTCGCCACGAGCACGCCGCGGGCCTGACCCAGGGGCGGCTGGGACAGGGCGTGCCGCGCCATCGCCCCGAGGGCACCCCCGAGGGCCACGAGGGGCACCGCCCACCACCACGCCAGGTCGGTCATCACCGATGCCCGCGCATCCGCATCGTCGCCGTGCCGGCCAGGGCCGCCGCGCAGACGCAGAGCAGCGGGGTGGCGACGAGGTACCCCAGGGCCAGGGCCGGTTCGTCCCGACCGAGCACCGCCACCTGCACCGCATACGTGGAGAAGGTGGTGAAACCGCCCAGCAGGCCGGTCCCCGCCCCCGCACGCACCCAGCCCCGCAGGGGGCTCATCTCGTCCCGGGCGAGCAGCCACCCCAGCGCGGCGCTCCCGAGCACGTTGGCCACGACCGTGGCCCACGGCCATCCCGACCCGGCGGGCAGGCCCAGCTCGAGCAGCCAGCGCAGCAGCGCCCCGACCGACCCCCCGGCCGCCACCGCCCCCAGCGTCGCCGCGCTCAGGGCGGTGGGGCCGCGGCGGCCGGGGTGCGAGGACACGGCCGCAGCGTAGCCCGGCCGTACACTGGAGGGATGACGACCAGTGGCGCCGACGCGCAACCTGACAGTCCGTGGCCGGGCAGTGCCCGGCCACCTCAGGACGAGGTGCACGCGACGTGCTGATCGTGGGCGGCATCACCGTCATCGTCGTCCTCACCCTCATGACGGGCTACTTCGTGGCCCAGGAGTTCGCCTACGTCAGCGTGGACCGGGGCAAGCTCACGCAGCTGGCCGACGAGGGCGACCCGGCGGCCCGTCGGGCCCTGCGGATCACCTCCCGGCTGTCCTTCACGCTGTCCGGGGCGCAGTTCGGCATCACCGTCACGGCCCTGCTGGTCGGGTACCTCGGGGAGGAGTTCCTCGTCCGGGGGCTGAGCGAGGAGTATGCCGACGTCGGCTGGCTGGGACGGGCGGCCATGATCTCCGCCTTCTCCGTGGGGACGCTCATCTTCTCCACCGTCCTGCAGATGGTCATCGGTGAGCTGGGCCCGAAGAACTGGGCGATCGCCCGACCGGTCGAGCTGGCGCGCGCCCTGTCCCGCACCACCTTGTGGTACCTCGCGCTGTTCGGGCCGGTCATCATGCTCTTCGACAAGGCGTCCAACGCGCTGCTGCGCTCGGTCGGGATCGAGCCCGTGGAGGAGCTGCCGCAGGGCGCGACCCCCCAGGACCTCACCCGCATCATCGCCGAGTCCCACAGCGGGGGCACCCTGGACGAGGACCTCTCCATGGTGCTGCAGCGCGGCCTGGCCTTCCGTGACCGGGTGGCGGCCGAGGTCATGACGCCGCGCACCTCCGTCCAGACGATCCAGGCCGACGAGAACGCCTCGGTCGTTCTCGAGGCCCTGCAGTCCGGCCATTCCCGCTTCCCCGTCACCGGCCGCGACATCGACGACGTGGTCGGGGTGATCGGGCTGCACGACCTCCTCGAGGTCGAGCCGGGGGAGCGTGCCGGCACCCTGGTCCGCGACCTGGCCGACGACGCGGTGATCCTGCCCGAGTCGCTGCCCCTGCCGCGGGTTCTGGAGGCGCTGCGGGAGTCCCACCAGCAGCTCGCGGTGGTCGTGGACGAGTACGGCGGCTTCGCCGGCATCGTGACCTTCGAGGACGTGGCCGAGGAGGTCGTGGGCGAGATCTGGGACGAGGACGACGTCGAGGAGGAGACCAGCGCCGCGCGGCCCGACGGGGGGTGGGAGCTGTCGGCCCGGCTGCGGCTGGACGAGGCGGCCCAGGTGACCGGCGTCGAGCTCCCCGAGCACGAGCACTACGACACCCTCTCCGGTCTCGTGCTGGACTCCCTGGGCCGCACGGCCGAGGAGGGTGACAGCGTGCTGGTCCGGTGGACCAGCCGGGACGGCGAGGGGGACGAGTACATCCATCAGACCCGGATCGACGTGGTGAGCACCGCCCGGTTCGTGCCGGAGGTCGTGGCCCTCCACCCGATGGTCACCAGCACCCTCGACACCTGGCGGGGGATGAGCGAGGAGGAGCGGGCGGCGCTCTCACCGCCGGACGACGGCCCGGTGATCGCCGTCCCGTCGGGGGCGCCGTCGGACGCCGGGACCGTGGAGGTGGGCCGATGAGCATCGGTACCGCCATGCTGGTCAGCCTCGTGCTGCTGGTCGCCAACGCCTTCTTCGTCGCCGCGGAGTTCGCCATCGTCGCCGCGAAGCGGCACCGGCTGGAGGAGCGGGCGGCCGAGGGCAGCCGCGCGGCCCAGGCCGCGGTCGACGCGTCCCGCCAGCTCTCCCTCATGCTCGCCGGGGCCCAGCTGGGCATCACCCTGTGCACCCTGGGGCTCGGGGCGATCGCCAAGCCGGCGATGAAGGACCTGGTCTACCCTCTGCTCACGGCGCTCAACGTCCCCGCACCGGACGTCGTCCTGTCCGGCATCGCCGTGGCGGTGGCCGTCGGCACCGTCGTCTTCCTGCACATGGTGGTGGGCGAGATGGCACCGAAGTCCTGGGCCATCTCCCACCCGGAGAGCTCGGCCATGCTGCTGGCCCTGCCGTTCCGCGCCTTCACGTGGGTCATGAAGCCCGTGCTGTGGCTGATGAACGAGCTCGCCAACCTCATGCTGCGCGCCGGGGGGTGGACCCGGTCGACTCCCTGGGCAGCGCCCACACGCCTGCCGACCTGCAGCTGCTGCTGGCCCAGTCCTACGAGCACGGCGTCCTCGAGGACGCCGACCACCGGATCCTCACGGGGGCGCTGCGGCTGGAGGAGGAGACCG contains:
- a CDS encoding C40 family peptidase codes for the protein MTRRTTGRHRRPGHLSVASTTLTRTAAVAATSTGLLAGTAVAAGAAPSVQQDDPSGAVKGAQALVRLAQTVQADRSILVDRPAQAAPAPEDLADASPASFGTRGFTALAPVVRPEPAVVEPAAAAVPQAQAEAAVETRAATTTASRTNERVAPRQEQAAPTRTVQQQAAPVQQQAAPARPAPAPAPAPAPAPAPAPAPAPAPVGGGVLAVAAAYTGIMYVYGGTTPAGFDCSGYTSFVFRQALGIELPRSASAQQSYATPVSSPQPGDLVFYGYPAYHVGIYAGNGMMYDSGRPGIPTQLRAVFAGVSGYGRVG
- a CDS encoding fluoride efflux transporter FluC; this translates as MTDLAWWWAVPLVALGGALGAMARHALSQPPLGQARGVLVANVAGCAGLGALVAVADRLAPGLVLLLGTGLSAALTTWSTLAVLTWQLGRRDVGRAAAYLGLTLVLGLSAAGLAWSALS
- a CDS encoding fluoride efflux transporter FluC; amino-acid sequence: MSSHPGRRGPTALSAATLGAVAAGGSVGALLRWLLELGLPAGSGWPWATVVANVLGSAALGWLLARDEMSPLRGWVRAGAGTGLLGGFTTFSTYAVQVAVLGRDEPALALGYLVATPLLCVCAAALAGTATMRMRGHR
- a CDS encoding hemolysin family protein: MLIVGGITVIVVLTLMTGYFVAQEFAYVSVDRGKLTQLADEGDPAARRALRITSRLSFTLSGAQFGITVTALLVGYLGEEFLVRGLSEEYADVGWLGRAAMISAFSVGTLIFSTVLQMVIGELGPKNWAIARPVELARALSRTTLWYLALFGPVIMLFDKASNALLRSVGIEPVEELPQGATPQDLTRIIAESHSGGTLDEDLSMVLQRGLAFRDRVAAEVMTPRTSVQTIQADENASVVLEALQSGHSRFPVTGRDIDDVVGVIGLHDLLEVEPGERAGTLVRDLADDAVILPESLPLPRVLEALRESHQQLAVVVDEYGGFAGIVTFEDVAEEVVGEIWDEDDVEEETSAARPDGGWELSARLRLDEAAQVTGVELPEHEHYDTLSGLVLDSLGRTAEEGDSVLVRWTSRDGEGDEYIHQTRIDVVSTARFVPEVVALHPMVTSTLDTWRGMSEEERAALSPPDDGPVIAVPSGAPSDAGTVEVGR
- a CDS encoding CNNM domain-containing protein, with amino-acid sequence MSIGTAMLVSLVLLVANAFFVAAEFAIVAAKRHRLEERAAEGSRAAQAAVDASRQLSLMLAGAQLGITLCTLGLGAIAKPAMKDLVYPLLTALNVPAPDVVLSGIAVAVAVGTVVFLHMVVGEMAPKSWAISHPESSAMLLALPFRAFTWVMKPVLWLMNELANLMLRAGGWTRSTPWAAPTRLPTCSCCWPSPTSTASSRTPTTGSSRGRCGWRRRPWRR